In Styela clava chromosome 6, kaStyClav1.hap1.2, whole genome shotgun sequence, the genomic window ACGCATGCAAAATGGTTCACATCCTTCGATTCATACAAAAAACCAAGACTCTGCGTTGGTAAAAATTGGTTTGATTGTCGACCTCATATTTCATACTGCTACTCACGGTAAAAAAATTTGGATTAATAAAACGCGATAGCCCGATAGGATTGGTTGAATATGCCAGTAAGGCTCACAACTAAATCGCTACTTAACTAGTTTTACAAAACAGTATTTATATAACCTATAACATActtttttccaaaatttctgTATTCATAAACAGTGACTGTATTATCGTGATGAAAGAAAAATCCAAACAATTCTCTCAAGGCATCTCTTCCATTCTGGGTGAGAATTCTTGCTGAAAACGTAACTCTGGATTTCAAACTTGTTTCCGTTACAGCTCCTACTGTACTTATCCTAAGACAAAAAAACAGTTCTGATAAAGAGACGATAATTCCAACAAATAGCAATATCGTAATACCAGGCTATTCACAATATTActgcaattatttttttaacatgATGTAACCATTGAATTTTACGAGGCAATTTCATATTTACACTCCCAACTAGGATCTTCACAAGCAGTAATTGATATGTAAGAGGTATTAGTATTATTGGAACTGAAGAATCGTAATATTcccaatatttcaatttgaattcacattcaaatttttaatataatattcaaaagaTAGAAGTATTTACAATTTGAAACATAATGTAGAACAAAACTAATGATAGTTATACAGGACAGGAGAAAAAATGGTCTGTTACCATAAATCTAACACAATCTCGTCACACAGCATATTTTGAAAAAGGAACAAATTAGTGGGGCCATTTGAATTCTATTGTACTATCAAAAAGGAAAATGTTTAGGAAGTGTACTGCCAATCAAATGTTTGAAACGCCTGAGCGCAGAGAGAGAGTAAATCTGTTGAAATGTTACGAAATCAAACAGAGGCTGGTGCAATAGaccacattaaatcacatacTTAGTATCGTGAAGCCTTCTTGATCGATTTCTAACAGGTTGCATTGGCATTCCTGGTTGTTGTCGAAGTGGATCAGCAGGATTAGATCTTGCAGGATCTTTATCCTGGTCAGGATCACTTATAACATGTCTTGATAATAAATCAACTAGGACTTGTTCCATGACtcgttgtttttgtttgtttgtaagATCATCTTCCTGAAATATATCATGCATTGTATTGTAATATGTAAGAAAACATTTTGCATGCAAAAAGCGCAATAAACTTTAATCCATATCGTCTTACCGCAGCATATTTTCTTGCACTGTGTATATCAGTATAAGATTGTCCAGTATAATCAGCTTGCATATGTGCTAAGTCATCTATTGTAGGCGTATCGTCAACCTGCaaacaatattgaaatgaaGAAATACAACAGCTTTTACAAGATGACCAGCAATCAATTCATATATTATTCCATTCCATTTTGAGGTTTATGAAGTCAACGTGAGTATAATAAAAGCTAAATAGGTATTGAATATGTCATATAAAGCTTACCTTGGGAGTTGGAGGATGATCTTGAAGCTCTTTGTCCAGATACCAATATGCTGATTGACCTTTTCCTGAAAATAAGTAGAAATATACTACATGCACATGAATCTTTATACATTACAAGtaaagaaatacatttgtgttaccGTGCAGCAAGTCTCTTGGATTAAATTTAGTATTTGATGGTGTAATTTATGAAGTAAAAGCCAAAAAAATCAAGAAATGTTGTAGAACTACTTCACTTGTTATGTGGAATTGCGTAAATTCAAAGGCGGTCATCTAACAAATAAACTGAAAATTTcatataacaaaacaaaaatttcgtACAGATTGTGAGAACAATCATTGTAATTGTTGACAGCAATATTTTAGCCAGGGAATTGAAATGTTTCTCAATCAGTGTCAACCTGCTATCACGCTCGGTAATCAATCATCATATTCAtgacaaattcaaatttaagttttgtacttttaattttgatatgaaacgtggtgaataaaataatgaatgaaGTTCTGTCTAAAGGAGCAGATAAAAATAAGCGGTACATCCATCAATTGACCATCATTTAGAACTATTCGTGAGATGTTTCACATTACTAGTTCAAAGTAAGAGGCAATCAATCAATACATGTATTGATAGGTGTCAAAAATAACAAtttgtttattaattatattacaaatttaaGTCATTGATTGAATGCGTGCAATCTGTGCATGCATGTCAATTAGCAATACctagaaattaaaaataaaaggaTCATTAACTACTGAGCATTTAACATTCCATTTCCACAAAATGTGATTCCCGGTGGGTCAATGGGGGTCAGGGACTCAGGGTAACAACTTACGAcacttatttatttttgatcaaatttgaaagaaCCACCATCACCGAAATGAGAGCCAAGATTcgatcttttgtgcgagaatatgCAAGCACATCGGTCACATTAATAAAGGTATTgtcaacaatattattattttttaaattttttctgtattattaaaagttactttatatttattttagtttctgACGGCCGTGTCAATGGGGTAgtgatgaaaaaagtttgaaaaacactGGTCTATATAATCATGGGATTTTTGCACATTATTTGGTCACAAAACCATGGGTATCAGTCATGAGAAAATCCTACCGTCCTACTTGAAACTGGATAGGAGTTTCATAATTATCTTGAGAAGTATAAAGCAGCTTATTCATATGACGGACTGTggccggttaccagttcatgatGAATATGGGAATAGTTAATTAACGAGTTGTTTCAGATGGTGAAGGAAGCAGTATCCAaccagtggttatgtgaaccaccctagaATGGCAGGGAGTCCAGCGATCCTCCCACACATAATCAGCCTCCGtgggattcaaacctacgaCCCCACTGAGGTTTATTGATTTCAGCAAAAACAGGTGTAATGGTGACTCACAGGTTCAAAAACACATAGGCCTATGTGAGTGTAACGGTAAACAAAAAACCAATACTAACCTTTGGGTTTGATATGATCATTTCTTTTTTCCACATGCTTGATCTGTTCAAATCTAGACTGTTCCTACCattaaaaaacatttgattgaaaataaactGATAGACACaatattttacttctattaaaaaatatactagAAACCAATGAGTATTTAGCAAAAATAGAACAACGACATAGGCTGGTCATGGTACTGTGCCAATgttcaatatgaaaaaataaaataacatcaGGTCAGTGCAAAAAGGATTACAAATGTcagaaatgttaaaatattcCAGCACACTTGAGAGATCTCACAAGATTACTAAATGAAACGATCGACCTGTGGTCAAATTTACTCTTGATTGTTAAGCAATAAGCAGATTTCATGTACGAGAAGACAGCAAACCGACACAAAAATTTAACTTCTTACCAACTCAAATCTGTTAGACccaatttcaataatataccTTTTGTCTTTCAGCATTTTTATCATACTTGTCATATTTCTGTTTGCTGTCGGCATTATGGTCTTTGCTTTTAGCTCTGAATTCTTCTACTGCTGGTTGCTGATTCTTCAAATTCATTCTCtcttcatttatatttatattctataaaaaacaaaataagtttcaaacaaaataaatcgAGAAATATTTACGGTAATAGGCATTGTTTCATCTTGTAATAAACAACATGAACCCAGGACATTTGTAAATCAAGAGGTAGTCAATATCAAGACTATCTTTGATAGATCCATTGCTAGTGTTACACGCGGCTTGCATTCTGGGCTTTacatagtttgaaaaaaaaatgtgccAATAAATATGTCTTAAAACTTAATActaaaaaactaataaatattaCCGAAACTATGCCGAATATGCTTGATATTTCTGCACTTTCTCCCCCAAATCATTAAAAAATTTCTCTCTGGAAAGGAATTTCTCCCTGGCTTGGAAACGCCGACTACGATAGATGACTTTGCTGAGACTTTCTTGAGACAGTGAATCAATGTTATGATAAAGAAAACCTAATTTATATAAGTCAGGAAATTGTCACCCACCTTTTGAGGCTGTTTCATTTCCTGTCCCTTGTGCCTCATATGTGTACAAGGCCGATGGACAGTCCCACCAAATTGTAAGTCTTGTTTTGAAACATGGTAAGGAGTTGATAGTCCTGTCCCCCAGCTTACGGTAGATCTAGAATCAGGTGTATGCAGTCGTTGATTTGTTTTGACTGGATTCTTCACTTGGTTATTTGATTCTGGTATATCTGTTCCAAGATGACCAAGGTTTAAAGCAggaacactgaaataaaaataattttttcagaaGCACACTCCACTACTTATATCCCTAATATtcattaataggaattatactACTACTACAGAGTTATATTATGAGCTcttatgcaaaaaatatatctgaaatattaataacaatttttcatacaataaaatttgtacCGAAACgacaattaatataaaaaaaataattttagcgaTAGCTCTCTGTGCAACACTATCTATTGTAATGCAGAAGTCAAAGTTCGAAAAAAGTTTTTCGTTCAACAACAATAACATGAACAAAAAATCATGTACAATAACGTACCTTTCAGGTCTATCATGAGATCTGTATGCCGCCATAACTAACTTAACATTTTAAACACCTATGAGTGATGAACATGAAATAAAGTTTAACAACATGATTCGCACCATTTCAAGAATAAAACCACGAAAGATATCAGTTATAATTATCAAAATAAGTGACAAATATGTTTATTTACATGCATCACTAAACCAATTTTACTGAGAGCACAAAATTTAAAAGTTGTACAATAAAGAGAGCATAACAAGCAGAAAATGAAAATCCCTAAGAACAATCTACCAGAGCCATATAACAGTGAAGTTCTGTTGCAGATTAACAAATCTGGCATAAATCAACTTTATACTATAGCAATAGATATCTTCGCTGTATATTCTGACTGAATTGTCTActgaatttgaatataatttactgATTAATCCAGAATCATATTTGCGAGAGAAAATTGCTAAAACATAAATCACAGTATTTGTGATcataaaaaaattgtctatCCCAAAACATTTTcgtaaaaccaaaattttttaaagctaattatttttaaatcaatatttgtttattgtttcaGATTGTTTTACTGTCAAGATGCACCGATGAGCTGTTGCTATCCATTCTTTAGATCAAGAATATCTCACATTGCAGGAGTTTATGTCCTTTAATTCATTGATAATATAGTTCCAAGTTCATTCCATCATGTATCTCATAATCACCTAATGTAATGTGATCTTTGAAAATAGTATACCACTTCTTCAAGACAATTTTATCCGATCTTGTACCAGTTTGAGCTGCGATTAATTTCTTTAGATCACCAACTGTATCATCAGAATTGCATTTTACTCGAACCTTTTTCCCCAGTCGATCATTACATGTTATTTCAATCATAATTTCAGTTTTTAGAATAACCTTTTATCTGCAACCTGAAAATTATTAACAACAataaataattacaaaatatttatatgattTGTTCAAAACTTACAGACAATCAACGATTATAGGCTAACTGTAAAAGATCATATCAACATTtattactttgatttattcAGCTCCCGTAGTTGGAACAGAAGTACTATTTTTATAAACATGTGAATACAGCCAAAACTGATTTGTTCGAAAagcaatttttacaaaataatgtAAACCACCAATaacgaaaaaacaaaaaaatatgcaaaaaaaaacataaaaacctTTTGAATCTTTTTAagatcaataaatatttttgtcatctCACGAGTTCTATGTTTTATTGATAATATTTGCTAAGCCAATTAAACAAGATATAGGTGATACTAGTAGCAGTCTTTCACTTATTATGCAAAATTATCTTAGGTTAATATGCCATAGATTATGGCAAACCATTATAGAAATTATTGAAAAGTGCTGACAACCAATTTGAGAGTCAGAGCACCACAATAGGTTTTTTATAGCTTTTCTTATTCTCAGGACAAAAGTGCAATTTTATTGTATCCAAATCACTCTCTAATAATCAGCAATATAAATCACAGTATTACAAGTCAAAGATCCGAATATCAATTAGTATAAGAAATCTGCAAAATATATTcgattcagataattgtgttaACAATTCCATTTAGTTCAATAgtcaagaatgaaaaaaaattacatagaTGATAAATAatctacattttaaaattttttaacagtGGAAATATAAATTCAGGTATTGAGGCTAGTTATGTTCCGAGAGTTTCAAGTCAAAAATGGTCAaatgtcaaaattttcattcgAAACTATTTCAAAACAATGGGTGCAATTTAAGCCAGAATTCAATCTTAATTTGATACAATGTTCAATAATCATCCTTTTGGCTCAAGGCCCTCGGTATGGAATAAATATATACTTATTATGATATCTCCACTGGTCACAAAGATGGAATAATATTATATGTACATATCAAATTGAGGTCATATGATTCACATGAAATTTTATAAGCTTTTCCACAATTTTCTGTTCAATATTAACTTTTGCATGAGTTTCCTCTTCTGATAACCGAATGACAATATTTTCTAATTCTGTTAGTATTTTGACAGTGTTATAACGATCATGCAATGTATTTGCTACAACAGCTTCATGGCGATATTTTATGAGAGCCGATTTCGCTTTATGATCCAGTATTTCTGGATCAGTCTCCAGTTTAAAAGTAACAACATAAGCATCTGGAGCCCAGGATTCAACCAATTTTCCAAGCATCTTCGGGACGGGGCTCAATTTCAGATTAATCAACTTATCTGAAGATTGTATTTTGTGAACTTGAGTATCACTATTAGAAACGAAAAAATCTGACACAGCAGCAGCAAGATAAATCATTGCTCTTTTTTCGATGGGCTTTAATGCATTACAAATTGCATGTGTATAATGCATATATTCTGAAAGGCTTGTATATTTAATTGTAAGTATATTATTTTTCAGCAATTCATAATGTTTCAGGGAGTCTTTCAAATCTTTAGGGAAATTTTCTGCTATATTGACACAATCATTAGCAATTGTGAATATATCCATCAATCTTTTACTTTTTTCATCTAAATAATCGACAAATTTTCTTTCGAAAGGAAAGGAAGATCCATTTCTGTGAAGATATATAACATTGTAATCTGCAAGCAAAAAATTTTCCGCTGAAATTGCTCCTCTGCGTCCAGTACTAAAATTCTCTATACACCGCACTGTATTTTGCTCCAATGGAACCGATGTGCCTCCAGCAGTAATCAAAACTAAGTTTCGGTTTTCAGACAAAGTTTTTTGAACAAATTCAATGCTTTTAAAAACAACATCTTCCAAGTTTCCAGGAGTTGAAAATTGTTGAAGATTATCTTGAACAGTTAAAGTTGCCATATACCATATATATGCTGCAATACCAGAATACAGATTATGAGCAGTTTAATTTTTTTGGGGATGGATGTTGAATGTGGCTAATCAGTAAGTTCGAGCTTGCCAAGGAAACGCTACAATCACCCGAAATGTCATCTTTGCcaacgataacgaactcgcGATCTCTCTCGTATCCCAGTATCCATAATATCGGGATCGTTAAGCCGAGGaatagcttgcttgatttcaggTGATCGTCTGCGCATTTTGGACGCAAATCCGTACACTTTAACGGGCCTTATTTCGCCACTGTGACGCTgtaatgatgtaatttttggatgccGTATACAGGTGGTGGTTAGAAAATGGTACTGCCAACTAGTCTACTGACAGACTTAACTACTACTGTACTAGTACTGTAGTACCCTACTTGACGGCGTTTAGTGAACTAGCCCCCCCCCCTGTCTGCAAGTTGAAATAACGCTACCATAACAGCATATCGGTAAcggtaatgctgtaatggcacaAAAAGTTCATCTGAAACTTTTACAtagaaatactgaaatagttTATTCTAACTGTTGGAGGGGGAGGCAGGcagggcaggggtgtgcaacctttaatacaggcgGGCCAGATACATTTAACTGGGTTTTCTCTTAAAATAAATCAGACATACAACAACTAATATAAACTTTTCAAAGCAAGCGAAGACACATATGACGTTCAAAACGAACAAATTTGCGCGTTTATTATACAGACTGACAGACACGGCGCAGTGAATCATGGATAATGTTGTGCATCCATGTGTCCTCGACAACGGCAAAATTACAAATAGAGAAAGTGCGATAATGTTCTATTCGCTAGATGTCACTGCTGAATCAGTACGGTACGCCACGGTACACGGCCCGGATGCTTTCAACAATCTTACCTAATTTTTTCAGCCATACCTAGAGAAAGagaattttattgtttcgtcaaaccagaaaacaatatatatataatagcaaaatgagaaaaattaggTTTCGGTAGATGACAGGGtggtaacgatacgaccattAACAGTCATCTGAGTCGGTTACCACCCAAAGCAAGCACatgaatatataataaataaattaataacacaGGTTCTGTAATATTACACTCTCTGgatatacatataaaaaaaaaaactatatacactatgtaaaaaaaatgatatctgATTagagatgaaataaatttctaaTCGGGATCAGTGaggtatttaaataaattttaaatagagaagagcaaaaaataataatttcataccgaatatattattatttagtatATTAATTCACACTTTCAATCTGTTCTGAATCTTCTTTTATGCTTACACATGATAAAATATAGGGGATAAGATCACAGGAAAATTGAAAGTTCTATAGGTAACAATGTGTTGTTTGAAGAAAACCATAGATTGAGATATGAATTATAGGCATAACAGTAATACAgctttatattttcaattcattagggcagcgtttcccaaactgtgttccgcgagcatctTCGAAGTGTTTcgtggaaaaggaatcaaaaaaCGTCTTAAATAGTCGCCATGAGGTCTAtggcagggcttcccaaactagggccAAAAAcgcatatttcgaactgtttacCATTATTAACGAGGACAAGGGCCGCgacgcgagctcaaaagtttgggaagccctgatccATGgaacgtgaagttgtcgcccagctgaccgttcaatatcgcgtcaccaTCGGCTTAAATCGTACTGGAGAGGGATAGTGGCATTTTCGATAActgtcggcctagctttttgactgttaagttcattatcaagtttacagcaatcatTTTGGTTTTGCTATGGGCAAACGAGTAGacctaaagaataaaggcaaaaggtcaactcttcttcctccatctttgcctggttttactttgaaatgctgaaaaaattactcattttcGCTAAACTCTATTAAGTAGATAAATGCATCAAAATTGCAGCaagcgaaattgcagcaagaacttctatctccattagacgtaacattagaggcaaaaACTACGTAATAGagagtaaacgacatagaatggtaaaatgaatttattgatccatatacacaccatttaaattaggaaacaataaaacattaataataaatgcaacatgtaaaatattcaatcatattaaagtattttaacacaattctgttagttttcgccgCGCATTTGACAAcattttctttatcaattttacccttttattttttggtgttccgcgagtcgagataaaaagtggaagtgttccgtggccgaaaaagtttgggaaacgctgcatTAGGGTGAAGAAAAAAAGCAGAATGCATATAGAACTTCTGCGAGACTTACTACACATTACTACGCAGAACAAGTATTAAGATGGGAAACAATCAGATTGATTGGCATTGCAACCCTTCACAAATAATTtggaaatagaaaaatatgactATGAGTTGAAATAGATAtgtaatattgaataaattttgacaagGCTG contains:
- the LOC120330707 gene encoding calcyphosin-2-like, which encodes MAAYRSHDRPESVPALNLGHLGTDIPESNNQVKNPVKTNQRLHTPDSRSTVSWGTGLSTPYHVSKQDLQFGGTVHRPCTHMRHKGQEMKQPQKNININEERMNLKNQQPAVEEFRAKSKDHNADSKQKYDKYDKNAERQKEQSRFEQIKHVEKRNDHIKPKGKGQSAYWYLDKELQDHPPTPKVDDTPTIDDLAHMQADYTGQSYTDIHSARKYAAEDDLTNKQKQRVMEQVLVDLLSRHVISDPDQDKDPARSNPADPLRQQPGMPMQPVRNRSRRLHDTKISTVGAVTETSLKSRVTFSARILTQNGRDALRELFGFFFHHDNTVTVYEYRNFGKNNFKALPFISRGKYKHQNGRRKGKDVSSHDIELGKNLAFTTSSLSHLPETLMKSKFVTIRISGIDDSNSGGDCGWNMSTDDRDLDTDARRERQDREVMRKIQSFVREKLRSRSVSVLMGLGQLFRTMDKSGDGLLSKSELADALEQFGIAIPQENFDSVWRVVDENNDGAIDYGEFMRAFIGEMGEFRKQIVRKVFKKLDPHKTGSASLLDMKKMYSARKHPLVASGQLTQEEMEIRFIDSFNQGYSVDPGRVSYVEFEEYYEGLSIVITSDNDFSNMMRNCWGV
- the LOC120330713 gene encoding phosphopantothenate--cysteine ligase-like — its product is MATLTVQDNLQQFSTPGNLEDVVFKSIEFVQKTLSENRNLVLITAGGTSVPLEQNTVRCIENFSTGRRGAISAENFLLADYNVIYLHRNGSSFPFERKFVDYLDEKSKRLMDIFTIANDCVNIAENFPKDLKDSLKHYELLKNNILTIKYTSLSEYMHYTHAICNALKPIEKRAMIYLAAAVSDFFVSNSDTQVHKIQSSDKLINLKLSPVPKMLGKLVESWAPDAYVVTFKLETDPEILDHKAKSALIKYRHEAVVANTLHDRYNTVKILTELENIVIRLSEEETHAKVNIEQKIVEKLIKFHVNHMTSI